The Papaver somniferum cultivar HN1 chromosome 6, ASM357369v1, whole genome shotgun sequence genome segment GATATAGCCAGCAAGTACTCTGATGGTAAACGACGGCTGTGTGAGGTCTGTCTTATTAAATACTTACATCATTGATAAACTTGATAGTTCCACTAAGTTTAAGATGTTGAGAGTTAGATTTTCGGGTCAGCAGGAACCTACAGTTTGGCGTTTAAATTTCTGGCATGAACCtgtttcaatcatttttcatTGGCAATGGGGTAAGCTTTTTGGTTCAGACCACTGAAAGTTCTCCATGGTTACATCAAGTTGGGTTTGTGTTTTCATTCTTTAGGTAGGGTTTATCTCACTGTTTAATTCAATCTTTTGAGCAAACAGGCTAAAGTGTGTTTTCAGCTTACATTAGGAAAGTGATATGATGTTTGCTGTCTTAGCTCAAACGGCAGAGCACATGGGTTTCACCCATGTTTGTTCTGGGTTCAACTCCCACAGATGGCTTGGTTAAACACTTTCCTTATCAGGAAATCAAAAACAGTTTAAACTCTAGATTTCCTAGCTTAATAGGCTTTCCTAATCCTAACAGTTTACCCATATAATTCCTCTATATATACATCTTGGAACTTCATGAAAACTATGTGAATATCAATTCAGAGTATCTGGATTAGTAAAAGTTTACATACATTATTGATTTTATTTGAAACACCATGAGGTTAGATTTTGATTATCTAGAATTGGATTCTAGAATGTTTTAATTGATCAGTACATTTAATGAATAGATTtgtgtatcagttcttcaaagaggCAAAAGACAACATCATCATAAGCTGGCGACGATGGACAACAATCCATTAATGTACGTTGTTTTCAAGTATGATTGTTTACATTGTTTGCCATAACAATAAATTTGAGTAATTTACATCTTATGCATATTGCAGGCTAGGTCTGTTGCTGCGAGGTTAAGGTGGGAGAAGAACAGGCAGAGTAAAAGTGAAAAACAGGAACAGGTGGAGCGTGAAGCAAGGTTGAAGTTTGaacaacaacttgaaattgcaCGACAGGTAGTTTATAAAGATAGATAGAATAGAATGGTTGACTTTAATATTCAATGGAGTCTATGGAGATTTGATTCGTAATGAAACTACTGTTAATTGTTTTTAAACTTACTCATTGCAGGCTAGAGCGCAGGAGGATATTAGGCGGGAAAGAGAACAACAGGAATACAATGAGCGTGTTTTAAAAGAACAGTTAGCACGACAgcaggtgagaagaaatattattatagtcaaatttttgttttttatatacattaacgtGTTTGATGATTTATAatacattgtttttttttgtatagtTGAATGTAATGCCTGGAAATCAGTTCATAGATGAAAGGAAAAAGGTGATGTTTCATTATTTATCATGCATCTAACCTTACAATTCAGTGCAAGTAGATCGTAGTTGAAAAACAGAGTATCGTACAAGCTACTGGCAGACAGAGAGCTTGAATCTGGGGTTAATCTAATCTATCAGGACTGCTTCTACGCAATATAACATTCTAGATGTTCTATAAAGAGAAAAACACGTAGTTTATGTTACTTTCCAGGAATAAACTTTTCAAACTACAAAAATTATGTATCCTCAGGAGTTCGTTTTTCGGTCATAATATATGTTATTTTTAATAATTACTTTGTGAAATTATGGTGAATTAGGTAAAAATTTGCAAGCATTAGGATTAGGAATCAACTGCAGATATGTAGAAGTTCAGTTGCAAGAATTTAAATAGGATACTTCCAACAAGTTTTAGCATCTCAAATTGCAGACaccaataaaataaataaaaaattactctGCGAAAGGTAAAAGTTGAAAATGTAAacctgattttttatttttttttggtgcaCATAGGGAATGACATAAACATAATCACTATGAGATGCTTATTGATTTTCCATTGGTTGTTGGTTCGTGTACATTTTTCTCGCTCTTTGTGGTCCATAAAAGTAATGTTCGTAAGATACAGGTTAGTATACTATGCACCACCTATTGTTAACACATATTTACCAGCCAAATTATATAGTTTAGATAATCCAATAGAATCTGTGTTGCAACGATACGGATACGGTATCGGATACAAGATACCAATACgctactatgatacaccaacTTGAAAAACTAAAATACGGCGATTCGGCATATCAGTAGTTTaacatatatatattatatatataagaTAGAAACTTAACAAAATACATGCATGTATGATTAACCTCACTGGAGAGAAAAAGTCAGGATAAAAaggaagaaagtctagagcaagatCAGTGGACAGATTTGGAACTAATATTTTGTCACTATAGTTAAAACTTCTCATAGAATCTAGTAAAATACCTAATTTTCTAATATTAAGATATTGAGATCTAATATTTAGTCAAAGGTTTCTAACTGAGTTGTATCTTGAAGTATTGGGAGTATTAGTACGCGTATCCGTGTAAATACGTATCGATACGGCTGAATTTTTTTTTAGGCGTATCGGTGTAACACAGAATAGAATGTGTCTATGTAATGACAAGGTAGACTCTGTTTCCTTTAATTAAAAGTTTAGTAAGGAAATAATATGCTTCCTTGCTATAGTAAGTTCAGTAGACAACTTATACATACAATAATCTGACACATTTTTAAAAATTAACGTGTGTCTTTTCAGCTTCGGAGAGTGGAGGGTAAGTGCCAGCGTCATTTCAACGAGAATGAACAACGACGTGAAAAAAATCGTAAAGAATTATTAAATATTTGCAGTAAAGGATCTGGGCAAGAAATATAACAACAGGAGTGTGAGCATATCAATAGTTCATTACATGCTCAGGTTCGTACGCTATTTATTTACTGTAAATATTATGAGAATGTTTACAGTTCTGTCCAAAGCAATGGTCAATGGTTACATTGTGAGCAATGGTTGTGCTATATCATATTTTAATATTTCAGGGATTGGCTGTATGTGGGGGAGAAGTTAATTTGGGAGGGGAGGCTCGGGGTGGAGGACAATTAATGCATCAGCAAACGCAGAGCGATGATAATGTACTAGACAATAAAGAATATAGACAGCGTGTACTGGAGGAGAGGCAGAGACAAAATCAGGTGAACAATGAAATTGTCAATGTAGTTCCAGTTTATGTGGTTATTTATTGTGCAAGGATTTTGTGTATATGCGTATACACTTACGCAAgtatattttttcgttttccagGTATTTAGTGAACAACCTTGCACACAATATATACTCGGTGGATCAAAGGTATGGATTAATATTTTTGTTAGTGCAGGCTTAGGTATTTAGTTTCGGTTTTTAATTTACTTATTTTTCTGAAATTTAGGCTAGGAAATATAAGACATATAATGAAAAGAGAAAGGCCGACCGAGCATCCAAAAAGGAACAAGTGCAGAAAGTTAAAAGCACTAAACAAGTATCCTCGGTAAGAATCTTATATGTGTTGATTCAAATGTAAAATGTGTTATGAACACACGTTATTcattgtgtatttttcaaattcaaCATTCAGACACGATCTGCAGCCCAAAAGGCACGGAGAGAGAAGGAGTTggcagagaaagagaaggaggcAGCAGATATGAGGAGAATGGCCGATGCTGACACAGTTCGAAAATTGAATTTGGTTCCCAAGCCAAGCGTGCGTGTGCAGCCAGAAACAAAGGTGAGTTTTTAATAATTACTTTCTTTTTTCTACATCGCCTTTTCTGTTTGatcattctttttgaaaaataaaataaaattgcagTATGCTTCTCCGACCGAGAAGGAAAAGTATAATATACTTTTGAGACGTGGACAAATCAAGAAACAAGTTGTGACGGGACAACAATATGGTGTTTCTATTGGTGGAAATAAACCGAAACATAGTAAAATGATGAGTTTTCACATAATTTTCTCAGAATCGATatattttgcaaattagttatTTCACTTTTATATGATTAGATTTTTTTCTAACTATATATCTGTGTCACTGTTATATGAAAtccatgatttttatgagccttCAAACCATTACATGATGCTCAGATTTCTTGGTTTTAGAAAATAAGGAATTAAGCTTAGCAACTTTGTTAAAAGTTTATATAGGCGTTGCTGGAAGTATtccatttcaattttttttttttttttttgatttttttttgtataaatagcTTAAGTTGGTTGATAATTAAATATGTAAATTTGCATATAAGAATTTCGTCTAACTGATTGCCTTTGCTAGAAATCGAGTAGGAAAagagaaactgaagaaaattgcTTCTCCTGTTTGGATACATACATAGAACTTAGTGAACCCTGAACCCAAAAATCATAAGACAGATAACCACATTCTGGAAAATTATACTGGGATATGTAGAAATTGCATAGAACTTGGATCACAGTTTAGATTCAGCTTACTTTGCACATACATGCAAGATAACTTgataattttgatgtttttgttattccaaAGCCCTGCAACATAATATTAAAACATGCTCACAACACAATCTTTTTTTATGCTGCTTATAAGTTTCACAAACACCATGCCCTCTCCTATCTCAAGAAGAATCTGCGCCCTTACACCTTTATGTCCTATCACAGTACTGAATAGATGCTCGAAAAATTctgaattatttttgttttatttcaatATATATACATAGCTTTCATTGTTGTGAATTATTGTTGTAACTGCTTAAGAAGCATACTAGGATGAGAAAAGTTGTGGAGGATCCATTCGGTGGTCAATATGAGGGTGATGAACCGTCATATCGTGTACGGTATATGGGTAGTGATGCTGCGTGTGGGGATCAGGTAAATGAACGACATAGCTGAAGATTTGTTATCTAAGACGTTGTTGCGATTTCATGAATTAGCTTAGTTTATATTTTTGTATGTGCAATTTTAATCGTAGTTATTGGTTAAAACGATTTATTTCTTATTGCAGGTGGGTATGGAAGATGAAGTTGTGAATATGCACGTGgat includes the following:
- the LOC113287189 gene encoding uncharacterized protein LOC113287189 isoform X1; this translates as MHQQTQSDDNVLDNKEYRQRVLEERQRQNQVFSEQPCTQYILGGSKARKYKTYNEKRKADRASKKEQVQKVKSTKQVSSTRSAAQKARREKELAEKEKEAADMRRMADADTVRKLNLVPKPSVRVQPETKKHTRMRKVVEDPFGGQYEGDEPSYRVRYMGSDAACGDQVGMEDEVVNMHVDSKRTLMKTTMICLFRLRIRRPTITVTTMHQRIMNF
- the LOC113287189 gene encoding uncharacterized protein LOC113287189 isoform X2 — its product is MHQQTQSDDNVLDNKEYRQRVLEERQRQNQVFSEQPCTQYILGGSKARKYKTYNEKRKADRASKKEQVQKVKSTKQVSSTRSAAQKARREKELAEKEKEAADMRRMADADTVRKLNLVPKPSVRVQPETKHTRMRKVVEDPFGGQYEGDEPSYRVRYMGSDAACGDQVGMEDEVVNMHVDSKRTLMKTTMICLFRLRIRRPTITVTTMHQRIMNF